The genomic segment ATATCCATTAATTCTACAGCGATAACCGTTCTCCAGAACGATTGCCCTTTGTTTTCAACACTGTCTTCGCCGCCGCCCTTGAACAATCCTTTATAAGCGATGTACAAGAGATAAGCCGCACCTAGGAATTTGACGGCTGTGAACGTAACCAAATACGTTCCAAAGCCAATCGCCAGAAACCTGAAAATATATGCGCCCAAAATACCGTAAAACAACGCTCTCTTTTGCTGTTCCTTCGGTAAATGCTTAACCATAACAGCGAGCACGAGCGCATTATCGGCGGACAAAAGTCCTTCCAATATAATCAGTGTTCCTATAATTCCCCAGCTGACAGGGTCGGAGAGGGTATTTACTACTTCATTCCAATTAAAGAAATGTCCGTAGTTCTCCACAATGCTTTGAAAAAAATTCGTTAGCCAGTCCACTTCATTCTAACCTCCATTTTATTTGCTTCCTGCAACCCAGCTGAGACCCCAATCGAAAGCACTATCAAGCTTCCGATGCCCTTCAAAATAACGAACAATCCGCTCAATGCTGAACGTTTCATTGTTCACATTCGTAATCATGGCAATTGCACACATCGCCTGTCCATTGTCGTATTCATCCAGCTTAACGACAATATCCGGGCCGCCTTGCTGGCTAAGCGTAACGACTCCATCAGCCTCGGACCAGCGCGTCACCCCTTTGTAAATAAAGGTGAAGATGAGCAATCGCTTGATTTCCTTAATTTTCTCTCCGTTAATCCGGATATTTTCACCCGTCGTCACTGAGCCTGTCCGATCATCGCCATCCAGCATCACGTATGGCGCTCTGTTCAGGGAACCGAAGCTGTTGCCAAGTGCTTGGATAACGCCTTTGCTGCCATCTTTCAACTCATACATGCAAGCGAGGTCAAGATCAATACCCGTACGTTTGAACAATCCGCCGCCGGCTTTCTGGTTCCAATTGAGGTTAACCAAAATTTCGCCCAAGCCGCCGTTTTGCTTCGTCAAATTAATGACGTCGCCCTTCTTCTTCAGCTCAATTTTGGAAAAATTGATTTTCGGCGCTTCTGAAGTCGGCTGCTGCGACGCAGCAGGAGCAGATGGTGCAGGCGCTGGCGTAGAGCCAGGCCTTGGCGGAATGACAATACGCGACCCATGCGTCTCCTGTGGTTTAGGAGGCGCTGGCGGAATCAGCGGATTCCGTGGTGCAGAAGACGTCTGCGGTGCAGGCGGTACTGGCGGCGCAGGAGGAGGCGTAGGAGCAGCAGGAGCTTTGGGCTCGTCCTTCACTTCAATGCCGTAGCTTCCGCATAAGTCTTTCAGCCCGCCAGAATAGCCGGCCCCAATTGCATTAAATTTCCACTCCTGATTGTACCTGTAAAGCTCGCCGATAACAATTGCATTTTCCACCGAAAAAGGCTCGCGCAGATCATAACGAATGATTTCCTGGCCCGTACTTTCATTCAGAAAACGTATGTATAGGCCGTTTACCCCGCTGAACTGCTGATTCCGTTTTTCCCCATCATAAATGGTCAGCGTAATGGCGATTTTCTCAACTGCAGCGTCGGTACGGGAAAGATCAATCTTGAACTGCTTGCGGTCATTGCCGCCCGGCGATTCGATATAGGATAAGAAAGCGTTCGATGGATTGCCGTAAAACAGCAAATCATTGTCGCTTCGCACCTTGCCGCCTGCAGCTAGCATAAAAGCGGAAGTATCGATTTCGAAGGAGGAAGGGGCTGACCATCCCAGAGCAGCCGTAATCCGGGTCAAACCCGGATTAGACTTGGTTACATCAGCTTTCTGCCCCTTTACGAGCGCTACCGTCATACCTCTAGGCCGTAATTGCGGCAAAGATCGGCTAGACCGCCGGCGAAGCCACTTCCAATCGCCTGGAACTTCCAATCGTTCTCATGACGGTAAAATTCGCAGAATACAACTGCCGTTTCCGTCGAAAATTCTTCGCCAAGGTCAAAACGGAGCACTTCGTTGTTATTCGCCTCATTGACTACTCTTACGAAAGCGCTGCTCACTTGACCGAAGTTTTGTTGGCGAACAGGAGCATCATGAATCGTAACTGTTATGCCGATACGCACGATATGTGCTGGAACCTTGCTGAAGTCGATAATGACTTGCTCATCGTCGCCTTCACCTTCGCCTGTCCGGTTGTCTCCTGTGTGGAATACCGCACCGCCATAAGTTTCTCTATTATTATAGAAAATAAAATCCTCGGCTCCCTTGGCCTTTCCATCAGCATGGAGCAAAAATGCAGAAGCGTCAAGGTCAAATTCGCTGCCGCCTGCATATTTATTCGTATCCCAGCCTAGACCGACAACGACCTTGGTCAACCCCGGATTTGTTTTTGTGAGATCAATACGTTGGCCTTTAGACAAGTTAATAGACATATGATTTCCCCGCTTTCTAGAAGAGTTAGGTTATAGAGGTTGGATAGGTAGAAAAAAAGCTGTAAAGGGGCTGGCCCTCCCCTCCCGCCCTATCGCATGCGAGAAAAAAGGACCTGCCCCTGCTTGTATGCTTTTAAACGTTAGTTCAAGCCGTAGTCGCGAGCCAGTCCGCCCAAGCCGTCTTTATAGCCGCTGCCGATTGCGCTGAACTTCCATTCGCCGCTGTGACGGTACAGTTCGCCGACAACAACGCCCGTTTCGATCGAGAAATCTTCGCCTAGATCGAATTTAATCAATTCTTCGCTGCTTGCTTCATTTACAATGCGGATATATGCATTGGAAACTTGTCCAAAGTTTTGGTTGCGCGCCTCAGCATCGTAGATTGTAATAGCGAAAGCAACTTTTTCTACATTAGCAGGCACAGCCGCCAGTTCTACTTTGATTTGCTCATCGTCTCCGTCGCCTTCGCCCGTGCGGTTGTCGCCTGTATGTACGACGGAACCGTTCTCATTGGAAGTATTGTTGTAGAATACGAAGTTTTTCTCGCCTTCTACTTTACCCGAAGCTGCCAAAAGAAATACCGATACGTCGAGGTCAAATTGGCCGCCGCCGTCATATTTATTCGTATCCCAGCCTAAGCCTACCAAAATTTTGGAAAGCCCTGGGTTTGATTTCGTCAAGTCTACTTTTTGGCCTTTGGATAAGTTAATTGCCATTGTCAAAAACCTCTTTTCATTTGAATGGGATGGGTATTACTTATATCGCGCCGCTAAAACATCAATATGCGGAGCATGGGCTCCTTCACCGATGGCGTTGAATTTCCATTCGCCATTGTGGCGGTAGAGCTCGCCTGTAATCAGGGCGGTCATGCCTGCGTAATTATCCGATAAATTAAACTTTACCAGCTCTTGCATATTATTCGCATTCAAGACCCGGATATAAGCCGAGCGGATCATGCCAAAATCCTGCTTTCTTGCTTCCGCTTCATAAATGTTGACAACGACTAAAATTTTCTCCACATCGGCTGGCACTCTCGCCAAATCGATGCCAATTTGCTCGTCATCGCCATCGCCCTCACCCGTAATGTTATCACCCGAGTGAATGACCGAATTGCAGGCACTTTGCTTATTATAGAAGCAGACGAGGCTTTCGCGGCTTGCCAGCTTTCCGTTAGCATTCAGCATCAGCGCCGAAGCGTCACAGTCAATGTTAGCCGCCTGCTTCCGTCCCATTCCGAAGAAGCTTTTCTTCTCTTGCACCGCTGGGTCCCAGCCAAGACCAACCATAAGCTTGGTAAGACCGGAGGTTCCTTTGGTCAAATCGATTTTCTGTCCCTTAACCAGATTAATACTCATGTTCGAGGTCACCTCCTTCCCACATCAGGCGAAGCAGCTTCGTCATCCGTGGCTTTCGTTTTGATTCTACCTTTTCTACGGATGTAGCGCCCAACAAGTTTCAGAGAATTTTGGCGAATCGTATAAAGATTTTATTAAGGGAAGGATATGCTGGAGTAACATGTCTTTTTTTAAAATAATTGCTTCGCTTTAGCTTCCTGAAGCCATGTCGGAAATTCAATAAGCAGGCTGTCATACAAGTCGTCATCGGAAATTTTATCGAGGTTTTGGACCTTGAGAAAATTCGCATTGTCGATATAACGGCCATCCAGATTGTCCAGCTCGTCCAAGAAATAGAAGCGCTCATTGCCTATGCCTACAAACTGGAAGAATATCCCCAGGCGTGACAAGCCGCGAATCAGCTCGCGCGTCTCCTCTTTGTCGGAGTTGTCCCCATCTGTGAAAAATAGGACATAAACGGGCGGGTCATTTTTAATTTTGGATGCATCAATTTCATATTCCGTCCGGCCGCCCAAACCGAGAAAACCGCCCTTGCGGGTAAGCTTCAGCGCCCCTGGATAATAAAAATCTGCGATCTGCTTCATGACACCCGCATATTGCGTGCCCATCTCAAGCTTATGCTTGCTCGTAATTTCCCGCTCTACGAATTGATAAAAATTCGCTTGATAAATTTCCCCAATTTCATGATTGCTCAGTCCAAAAGCGAATACATCTGCCGCACCGTTATCATCAAAATTCATCGCAAGCGCAAGCGCGCGCTCCGCCGTTTTTTGGATAATGCCGCTTCTGTACAAATTCGTCATCGAACCGGAAATATCGAACACGGCTGCCACGCGAGCAACCTGCCCACCTAGCCCCCGCTTGGTTAAGGAAATCGTTGCTTTCTTCTTCAAATCAATCAAATTGTCTTCCGCTTGCTTCCTTAGATCAATACTCAAAGAGATCCCTCCTTAGCTTGATACTGTTAACTATATCAAATCTAATATAAAATGACAAAAATCCCAAAGTACATTGCTAGTTTTTTGCTTTTTTCGACAAAAATGCATACCCGCTATCATTACCCATTTTTTGCTTCATTAAATCAGCTCAAGCGAATACTTTGCCCCGCGAATGGCGATACAGCTCTTCGTAGTACCCGTGCCGTCTCACCAGCTCTGAATGCGTGCCCTGCTCGGCAATTTCGCCCTTGCGCATCACAATAATGCGATCAGCCTTCATGACGGTAGAAAGGCGGTGGGCAATAATAATCGTCGTCCGTCCTCGCGATACGATCGCAAGCGCCTGCTCCAGCAGCTGCTCGCTATATGAATCCAGATTCGCCGTCGCTTCGTCAAGAATGAGAATTTTCGGCTGAAATACGATAATTCGGGCAAATGAAATCAGCTGCCGCTCGCCGGCAGACAAGCCGCTTCCCCGCTCGGACAGCCGCGTATTATAGCCATCGCTCATCCGCTTGATAATAGCATCTGCCCCAACTAGGCGGCACGCCTCCATAACCGTTTCCTCATCAATGTCCATATCGAACAGCCTCACATTATCCAGCACGCTGCCAGAATAAAGATAGGGCTCCTGTTGAACGAGCCCGACAATGCGGTGCAGCTGCGCTTGCTCGATATCACGTACATCCGTGCCGTCGATCCTCACGCCGCCAGAGCGAACATCGTAGAAACGGCAGAGCAGGCTGATCAGCGAGCTTTTGCCTGCCCCTGTCGTGCCGACGATGCCAATCCGCTCCCCTGGCCGGATATGCAGCGACAAGCCCTGAATAACAGGCGTCCGATCGCCGTAACCAAATACAACATGATCAAATTCAATATCGCCACGTACTTGCGCTTTCGCAAGCGCACGGGGCTTCTCCTTGTTTTCCACCTCTGGCTTAAGCGCAAATATGCCCCAGATGCGAGACACCGCAACCGTTGCCGATTGCAGCGTATTCCACTGCTGCGTAATCGTATTAAGCGGCTGGAAAAACTGGCGGATATACGTTATAAATGCGTAAAGGACGCCGAACTCGATTTGCTTGTCCAGCACCGCCATGCCGCCAAGCCACGTAACGAAAGCAATCGACAGATTACTTAATATATCGAAGGAGCAGCGAAACCATACCTGCGTCTTTACTTCCTTCATATTAGCCCGGAAATAACCTTCATTGCGCTCCGTAAATTCCCGCTGCTGCTCCTTCTCCTGATGAAAAACCTGGATCAGATTCATTCCGGCTAAGTTCTCAGCAGTAAAAGCTATGAGCCGGGAGAGCTGCGTCCGCGCCCGCTGATAGGTCCGGCGCATATAAGAGCGGAAACCGATGGCGATGCCCGCAATAATCGGCAGCAGAAGCAAGCAATAAAGCGCCAGCTGTGCATCCAATTGGAACATCAAAAATATAATGAACACCAGCGTCATGCCATCGCGCAGCACGCTCATCAGCACTTGGCTGAACAGCTGATTCAGCGATTCCGTATCGCTGGAAACGTGGGTAATCAAGCTGCCGCTTGAGGTGCGGTCAAAATAAGACATCGACAGCTTTGAAATGTGCTCGAACAGCTGCTTGCGGACTTTCGCCACAATGCTTTGCCCTGTGTATTGCAGCATATTGTTCTGCAGGTAGGTGAACAGCAGGCTCATAGCTGCTAACCCCAAATACAAGGCTCCTATACCGATAATGGAGCGATATTCCCCCTTGCCCGCCATCAAATGATCATCAATAATCACTTTCACGAGATAGGGCTGGAGCAAATCCGCCGCTATAGCAAGCAGCGTACAGAAGAAGATTAGCGTAAAGCTCCATTTATGGGGTTTAGCAAAGGCGGATAATGCCCGAAATGCCGACATATATTTTATATCTGGCTTCGGCTGGTTTGGACCCATTTGCTGATCAGCCCTCTGGTCAGCCTCCCAATTGCGAATGGAATTAGCCATCTGCTTCTCCCTCCTCCTGAATCGCGCACAGCGATGCGTATAAGCCCGGCTTCGCCGACAGCTCGGCATGGGTTCCTTGCTGCGCAATCGTCCCTGCCTTCATGACGATAATTTGATCGGCATGCTTGATCGCGCTAATTCTATGGGCTACAATAATCGTCGTTTTCCCTTTGCGCATCCTGCGTACCGTATTCATAATTTCCGTCTCGGTTACAGCATCGACAGCGCTGACACTGTCATCCAGGATCATAAGCGGCGCCTGCTTAATAAAGCCTCTCGCAAGACTCGTTCGCTGGCGCTGCCCGCCGGACAGCGTCACCCCGCGTTCCCCAAGCTTCGTCTCGAACTGCTCGGGAAATGCCATAATATTTTCAAAAATTTGCGCCTGCCTTGCCGATTCCTCAACAGCGTCCATTTCACGCCCCCGATCCGAAAAAGCAATATTATCGCGAATGGAGGTGCTGAATAGAAAGCCATCCTGCGGCACGTAGCCAATTTGGCTGCGCAGGCTCTCAAGCGTAATGTCGCGAATATCCGTCCCATCAAAACGAATGGTGCCCATCGGCGCTTCATATGTGCGCAGCAGCAGCTTCATAAGCGTCGTCTTGCCGCTGCCGGTCGCTCCCACGATGCCAATCGTCATGCCGGGCCGAATGTCCAGCTGAATATCGCGCAGTGCTGCTTCGCGAGCCCCCGGGTAAGTAAAAGACAGTCCCGCAACATGAATGCTCTTGCCCTGCAAATCAAGCGAAGCAGCCGCCTTGCTTTCCTGAATATCCGGCGTTTCTGACAGCAGCTCGTTCAGCCGCTCCAATGAGGCCCGCGAGCGCTGCATCGTATTAATCACGGTGCCGATTTGCTGAAGTGGGTTCATGAGCATCCGTATGTAAAGCGTCAATGCTACAAAATGCCCCAGCGACAGCTCGCCATTCACCGTTAAGTAGCCGCCTAACGAAATGGCTATAATTAAAGACAATGCGCCGAGAAAGGGGATAATCGCCTGAAAAATCGAAGATACCCGGACCAGACGAAGCTGGTTGTCCTTGATTTGATCTACGGTTGTGAAAAACCGCTCATTCATTACCGATTCAACAGCAAACTTCTTCGTTACGCGTATGCCCCCGAACTGCTCCTCCGCTGACTCGGTCATCGTAGCGAGCGAGGCCTGCACTTTTTTGGAACGCTGCATAATGACTGGCCCGAATCTCGTTACGATGAACGGAATCAGCAGCAGCGGCACGATGGAAGAGGCGAGCAAAAACAGCGGGATGCCGCTGTAAAGCATCATCGTCACGACGGCGAAAAACAGCGTCACCGCACTGGCCGTCTGATTGACGCCCATCGAGATCGACTCCCTCACCCCGGTGACGTCATTGACGACATAGCTCAGCAGCTTGCCGACGCCATTTTTCGAATAAAAACGTTCGCTTAGTCCGGTAAAATGCACAAACAGCTTGCCGCGCGTCAATCGCTCAAAACGTCTGCCAATGTACATAATGAGAAATTGCGCCACGCAAGCCAGCACAACATAGCTCGCGCCAATGGCGAGCAGCAGCAGGCTATAGTTTTGAATAAGCCCGCTCGATAAACCGTTATTTTGCAGCGCATCCGTAAACCTTCCCAATACCTGCGGGAAGAATACCTGAATGATACTGGATGCGACATGCAGCAGAACGGCAACCGCATACAAAGGCCAGCTTTGTCTTAGAAAATCGACTAAAATCCGCCCTTTTTTCATTCTGCATATCACTCCTTTGCCGGCTAACTATTTACTGCTATAGTATCCATTGTAACAGTTTATTCCCCTTTTGGGTCGAAAATGACGAAAAGACGGCTCGCTTGAGCCGCCTCCGCCCAGCGTTCAGCCTCTGACTGCCGCCTACAGCAGCCCTTTGCGATACAGCACGGTCAGCACGCGATAAAAGTCCAGTGATCCGCCTTCCGGCGTATCGATGACACCAGCAGCTACCGCAGCCGCAACTGCTGCTTTCGCCCATGCTGGCACCGCCATGCTGTGCTTTGCTTCTAATTCGGTTACCCGCTTCACCAGCGCATCAAACTGCTGGCGCTCCGCTTCTGTCATGGGTTCCCCCTCCTCTTCCGGCTTTCCCGGTTCTGGCTCAGGCTCTGGCTCCACTGGATCGCCCAGCAGCACTTTAATTTGCTGCAAAAAGCTTTCCCAACCGCCCGGCCGGCTCCGAAACGTATGCGGACAGTTTTTGCCGCTCCAGTGGTTATGCTGGACGACTGCCGTAATCGGCAGTCCGAGCTGGCGCAGCACCCCGGCAATGAGCGCCGCTGCATTCGCCTCCGCCTTGCTGCGGATGCCATCGGCATTTTCACAAATTTCGATGCCGATTGAGCTGCGGTTGCCCGGCCCATTGCCATCGCCTGCATGCCAGCCATGCTCGGTTACAGGCAAATGCTGCACAACCCTCGTATCATCCACCGTAAAATGCCAGGACACGGGCAAAGCTGCGGCAGCACTGCCTTTTAAATATTTGGCATGCGAAAGCGCATCCGCTCCCTTCGAGCTGTTCGCTGTATCATGTACCGTCACATATTTCGGCCCTTGAATGGCGATGCCGGGCCGATTGTTCCTGCCCGCCGGAATAAAATCCTGTATCCTTTCAGCCATCGTTCACCCTCCCTTCGGGTGCGAGCATCATTCACTCGCTCCTATTAGGAAGTGCAGCAGCACCATAATTGGTTTGTACACCTGCCTGAGGGCGGCAAAAAAAGGCGGGGAGAAGAGTGCTGCTTCACTCTTTTCCCCGCCCCGTTATTCAGCCACAAGCTGGCTCTTTATTTGCCAAGCAATATTTTCGCATATGGCGAGTCGATTGGCAGCATGATGACCGGCTCATTTTTGAGCGTCGTCACATAGCTGTCCAGCGTCCGGTAGAAATTATAGAACGCCGGGTCCTGCCCGTATGCTTTATTATAGATTTTCGCCGCCTGCTGCTCGCCCTCGGCAACGATTTTTTTCGCGTCGGCCTGCGCTTGCGACATCAGCTCGCTTGCGGTACGGTCAGCCTTCGCCGTAATTTTGCGCGACTCCTCATCCCCCTCGGACAAATAACGCGCCGCGATGGATTGACGGTCGGAAATCATCCGATTGTACACGCTCTGCTTATTGCCTTCAGGCAAATCCGTCCGCTTAATGCGCACATCAATTACCTCAACGCCATAATCGTCGCGCTTCAGCGCCTCAGCTACGTCGCGCGTAATTTCATCATTAATATTGCCGCGCTCCGTCTGCTCGCTAATAATATTATCGTAATTGACCTCAGACAGCTTGCGCCGCACCGAATTGTAGACCGCCTCATCAATACGCTGAACGCCAGCGCTTACCGTCTGCGCCGTTTTCAGAAATTGCTCCGGGTTCGTAATGCGCCATACGGTGTAATTGTCCACGATGATCGGCTTCTTATCCTTCGTCAAAATCGACGTTGGATTGCTCTCATACGTCATCTGGTATTTCGGCAATGGCGATACATTTTCGATAAATGGAATTTTCAGCTTGAGGCCCGGCGTTTCGGCAACCCGAACCGCTTCACCAAACTTCAGCACGACCTTGTACTCGCCTTCCTTTACAATGTACATCGAACCTGCGCCAAGAATGACGACGACCACAAGGCTGACTAGCAAAATCAATTGGTTTTTCTTCATGGTGTTACGCCCCCTTCCGCCTGCGGTGCAGGGGTTTGCGAACTGCCAGAGCTGCTGGAAGCGCTTTTGCTGCGAAGCAGCTCATTAAGCGGCAAGTAATTCACCGTATCTCCATTGCTGTTTGTAATGAAAATTTGCGCGTTCGGCAATATTTTTTCCAGCGTCTCAAGGATAAGACGGCTTTGCGTAACGTCCGGATTGTTTTTATATTCGGCAAAAATCGCATTGAACTTCGCCACGTCGCCCTCGGCGTTCAAAATCCGCGACTTTTTCTCTGCCTCGGCATTTTCGAGCAGTGCCTGTGCTTCCCCGCGCGCTTTCGGAATGCGATCGTTTTCATATTTTGCCGCGTTGTTGATCTTTGTGTTTTTCTCCTCGCGGGCATTCGTGACTTCCCGGAACGCTTCCTCTACCTGGCCGCTTGGCGGCTCAATATCCTGGAACTTAATGTCCATAATTTGAATGCCGGTTTGATATTTCGTCTGCAGCTCCAGCAGCTTCTCCCGCACCTTATCCTGAATAACGGTTTTCCCGTCCGTAATCGCGTAGTCGAGCTTCTCTGAACCGATAACCGAACGGATGGAGGAGCTTGCCGCATTGCGCAGGAAGCGCTCCGGATCATCAATATTGTACAAATAATCATGCAAATTGCTTATTTTCCACTGGACGACGGCATCGGCCGATACGATATTTTCATCCCCGGTAATCATAAGCGCTTCGTCGTCAACGGGTGTCACGCTATCGCCATTTTGGCGGTACCCGATATGAATGCGCTGCACCAGCTCAGCTGGCACCGTAACAACTTGCTGAATCGGATATGGAAACTTAAAATGCAGCCCCGCCGTCGATTCCCCCGTATACTGTCCAAATGTCAAAATCGCTGCCCGCTCCTGCTCCTGCACCGTATAAAAAGATGAAAATCCGAGCGTAACGGCTGCGATGCCGATGGCTGCTCCGATGATCGCCTTTTTTACCGTTTTTGGATTAAGCGGCTTCTGGCTTCCTTGCGGTCTGTTTATTTCAGTGTTCAATTAAACCTCTCCCTTCTATTTATATGAACAAAATGAGAACAAACCTAATCTGTTCATACGTGAAGGGAGCCTATTAGGTGACAGTTTTTTCCCATCGATTATAAATCCGCACGACGATGATCTTCACAAGCAAATAAACCGGGATCGCAACCATGATGCCGATGATGCCGCCGAGCGCCCCTGAGACGAGAATAAGCAGCAGCGTTGTAATGGGATGAACGTCCAGCTTCCGCCCATAAATATACGGGGACAAAATGTTGCCTTCAATCTGCTGGGCCAGCATAATGACGACGACAACCCAGATGACGGACGAAGGCTCATCGATAAACGCCACAATCACACAAGGGATAAGCCCCAAAATTTGCCCTATATACGGAATCATGTTCATGAAAGCAATGAGGAGCGCGAGCACTAGCGGATACGGCAAGCCGATTAGAAGGAAGCCGACCAGCACCATCCCGCCAAGCAGCAGGCAAAGCGTAACCCGGCCGACTATAAAGCCGCTCAACGCTTTATCCATCTCCTGAAGTGTCTCTTTTAAACCGTTTTCATACCGACCGGGTACCCGATCCAGCAGCTTATGGACCGCGGCCCGGTCATCCATCAGCATGTAATAAAGCAGCAATGGCGCCGTAGATACGACAATTATAAAATTGGAGAGCACAGAAAAGGCATTTTTCATATAGTCGGTTGCCGATGCAATGCTTTTCGTTAAATAGGGCCCCGCTTTATCCATTAAATCAAAACCTGCAAAATCGAATTTCGACAGATCAATCCCGAACAAGATTTGATTTTTCTGAAGCTGGTCCAGCTGCCTTCGAAAATCATCCGCCAGCTTTGGCAGCTGCTCAAGCAAACCCGTCAGCTGGCGCTGCAATATCGGCCATACGACGATGCCAAGCAGCGTAATGAGCGCAGCCGCAAGCACATATAGAAGCAAAATGCATAGCGGCTTCGGCAGCTTCCAGCAATGCAGGCGCGCGACCAATGGGCGGAGCAAATAATACAAAAATACCGACAGCACAATCGGTACAAAGATGATTTTCAGCGCAAGCATAATCGGGTCAAAAAAGGCGGAGTTGCGCGCAAACAAGTACAAAATAAGCAGCACCAA from the Paenibacillus sp. BIHB 4019 genome contains:
- a CDS encoding protease modulator HflC, which encodes MKKNQLILLVSLVVVVILGAGSMYIVKEGEYKVVLKFGEAVRVAETPGLKLKIPFIENVSPLPKYQMTYESNPTSILTKDKKPIIVDNYTVWRITNPEQFLKTAQTVSAGVQRIDEAVYNSVRRKLSEVNYDNIISEQTERGNINDEITRDVAEALKRDDYGVEVIDVRIKRTDLPEGNKQSVYNRMISDRQSIAARYLSEGDEESRKITAKADRTASELMSQAQADAKKIVAEGEQQAAKIYNKAYGQDPAFYNFYRTLDSYVTTLKNEPVIMLPIDSPYAKILLGK
- a CDS encoding AI-2E family transporter, with amino-acid sequence MRLTRLNQFFVSIILVLLILYLFARNSAFFDPIMLALKIIFVPIVLSVFLYYLLRPLVARLHCWKLPKPLCILLLYVLAAALITLLGIVVWPILQRQLTGLLEQLPKLADDFRRQLDQLQKNQILFGIDLSKFDFAGFDLMDKAGPYLTKSIASATDYMKNAFSVLSNFIIVVSTAPLLLYYMLMDDRAAVHKLLDRVPGRYENGLKETLQEMDKALSGFIVGRVTLCLLLGGMVLVGFLLIGLPYPLVLALLIAFMNMIPYIGQILGLIPCVIVAFIDEPSSVIWVVVVIMLAQQIEGNILSPYIYGRKLDVHPITTLLLILVSGALGGIIGIMVAIPVYLLVKIIVVRIYNRWEKTVT
- the hflK gene encoding FtsH protease activity modulator HflK, with amino-acid sequence MNTEINRPQGSQKPLNPKTVKKAIIGAAIGIAAVTLGFSSFYTVQEQERAAILTFGQYTGESTAGLHFKFPYPIQQVVTVPAELVQRIHIGYRQNGDSVTPVDDEALMITGDENIVSADAVVQWKISNLHDYLYNIDDPERFLRNAASSSIRSVIGSEKLDYAITDGKTVIQDKVREKLLELQTKYQTGIQIMDIKFQDIEPPSGQVEEAFREVTNAREEKNTKINNAAKYENDRIPKARGEAQALLENAEAEKKSRILNAEGDVAKFNAIFAEYKNNPDVTQSRLILETLEKILPNAQIFITNSNGDTVNYLPLNELLRSKSASSSSGSSQTPAPQAEGGVTP